CAGCGCTTCGGCGGAGATCATGATGCCCGGGCTGATGATGCCCCCGGCATACTCGCCAGCCGCGTTGACCAGGTCGAACGTGGTCGCCGTGCCGAAATCGACCACCACCACCGGACAACCGTAAATCTCGCGTGCCGCCACGGCATTGACGATCCGGTCGGCCCCGACCTCGCCCGGGTTGTCGTAGCGAATCGGCATTCCCGTGCGGATGCCCGGCTCGACGAACAGCGCCTTGCAGCCGAAATACTGCCGCGCCAGCCGATCGAGTGTGGCCTGCAGCGGCGGGACCACCGAGGAGACGATCACCGCCTCGGCGTGCGAAGGATCGAGACCGGCGCGCTCGAAGAGCGGCAGCAGCATGGCGCCGTACTCGTCGGCGGTTCGCTCGGCGTTGGTCGACAGCCGCAAGCTGTGCACCAGTTCCGCGCCGCGGTAGATCCCGAAGACGGCATTCGTGTTGCCGACGTCCACCGCGACCAGGAGCCCTTCGTCTCCCCGTTCGTTGCGAGTATCTCGGCTCATTGGACGACCTCTCCCGCGGCGATCCGCTTCTCCTCGCCCGACACCTCGAGTCGCAGGAACCCGGAATCGTCGACGCCGAGGAACCTCCCTTCGATCCGTTCGTCGCCCATCCGCACCTGCAGGGTCTCCCCGACCTGGTGGATCAGCCGGGCGCGAAACGCGGCGAGCAGGTCGGCGGGAGAAGACGGCGCCGAAAGCACCGCCCCGACCCGCTCGAGGGTCACCCGGATCAGCTCAGCGAGGGTCGGAGGATTGACCATCTCGCCACAGAGCGAGGTGGCACGCAACGATGGCATCTCCTCGGTCGGGTGCGACCGGTTGACCCCGAATCCGATCAGCACCTCGGCCTCTGGCGACGCTCGACGGACCGCTTCGATCAGCACGCCGCCGATCTTCCGTCCCTCGACCAGAACATCGTTCGGCCACTTGATGCGACACCGTCCCGGAATGAAACGGTCCAGGGCCTCGCACAGCGCCAGCGGGACGCGCAGCGGCAACCAGCTCAGATCGGCGATCGGCACCGTCGCGACCCAGGTCGCGTAGAGACCGGCTCCCGGCGGGCTCCACCAGGTGCGCCCTTCCCTCCCCTTGCCGCCGGACTGGTGAAGCCCGACGACGACGAA
This genomic window from Holophagales bacterium contains:
- a CDS encoding type III pantothenate kinase, which gives rise to MSRDTRNERGDEGLLVAVDVGNTNAVFGIYRGAELVHSLRLSTNAERTADEYGAMLLPLFERAGLDPSHAEAVIVSSVVPPLQATLDRLARQYFGCKALFVEPGIRTGMPIRYDNPGEVGADRIVNAVAAREIYGCPVVVVDFGTATTFDLVNAAGEYAGGIISPGIMISAEALFAHAARLYRVDVRRPAQLIGRNTASAMQAGIYFGYIGLVDGILERLHAEVPGIKAVVATGGQAELIASGSRFLRETNPMLTLIGLRLIYERNRGG
- a CDS encoding biotin--[acetyl-CoA-carboxylase] ligase, with product MAERRESFHPTPDELRRLLAGSGPGWPANLLVASTLDSTSRMARRLVSRLLEDDESVPSFVVVGLHQSGGKGREGRTWWSPPGAGLYATWVATVPIADLSWLPLRVPLALCEALDRFIPGRCRIKWPNDVLVEGRKIGGVLIEAVRRASPEAEVLIGFGVNRSHPTEEMPSLRATSLCGEMVNPPTLAELIRVTLERVGAVLSAPSSPADLLAAFRARLIHQVGETLQVRMGDERIEGRFLGVDDSGFLRLEVSGEEKRIAAGEVVQ